One part of the Vicia villosa cultivar HV-30 ecotype Madison, WI linkage group LG6, Vvil1.0, whole genome shotgun sequence genome encodes these proteins:
- the LOC131614202 gene encoding secreted RxLR effector protein 161-like: MLAAKRVLRYLKGTLTYGIWYKKNAGNECLLGYTDSDYAGDVDDRKSTSGYVFFLAAGAISWASKKQPVVTISITEAEFVAASQCATQCVWLKRILEVMGWTSSVKEGTKIWCDNSSTIKLSKNPVLHGRSKHIDIRFHFLRDLVRDVIIELEHCGTHEQVADVMTKAVKLDIF; this comes from the coding sequence ATGTTAGCAGCAAAGAGAGTTCTCAGGTATCTAAAGGGGACACTCACTTATGGTATATGGTACAAGAAAAATGCAGGGAATGAGTGTCTATTGGGTTACACAGACAGTGACTATGCAGGTGATGTGGATGATAGGAAAAGTACAAGTGGGTATGTGTTCTTTCTAGCAGCAGGAGCTATTTCATGGGCTTCTAAGAAGCAGCCTGTCGTCACTATCTCCATAACAGAGGCAGAGTTTGTTGCAGCATCTCAATGTGCTACTCAGTGTGTGTGGTTGAAGAGAATTCTGGAGGTAATGGGATGGACATCAAGTGTGAAGGAAGGTACAAAGATCTGGTGTGACAACAGTTCCACAATTAAGCTTTCTAAGAATCCTGTTCTCCATGGAAGGAGTAAACATATTGATATAAGGTTTCACTTTCTAAGAGACTTAGTTAGAGATGTCATAATAGAATTGGAGCACTGTGGAACACATGAACAGGTTGCTGATGTGATGACTAAGGCAGTCAAGTTGGATATTTTTTAG